From the Chitinivibrionia bacterium genome, the window ATTCGCCCTTTGACAAGACCTTGTTCTACTTCCTGTTTCACCGCAAACTGCAACTATTGTAGTATCCCACAAACCTAAATCGTGGCTTAACATCGGTATTTGCTGTTCGCCTGTTCTTGCTCCGCAATCAGAACAAACTCTCGCTCTCAATCCCGCTGTGGCGCAAGTTGCTACTGTTATTTCCGTTAAATCGCCGAAATTATGCCCTGTCGCTGCAACTGGTCTATTTTCTCCGTAAGAACAATTTCCTCTTGCGCAAGTTCTGGCTTCTTCTCCTGCTGTCATACAAGTCGCGGGTGTTATTATTATCCAATCGCTTAAATTGTGTCCCAACGTCGCTGTCGGACGGGTTCTCGTTTCACTGCAAACACTGCATACACTTGTTTCTTCGCCGCCAACTAAACAAGTTGCCGCTCTTGTTTCAACCCATTCACCCCAAACGCATTCAGTGTGAGCATTATTATCGCTGTCATTTGAGCATCCGCCGATAAATATTATCGACATAATCATAAAAATTGCCAAAATGACTGTTGTTAATTTGATTTTTTTATAGGCTGAAAAGCCGCTTGTGTGTGTGTGTGTGTGTGTGTGTGTGTGTGTGTGTGTGTGTGTGTGTGTGTGTGTAAACTTCTTCTTGAAATCACTCTCATTGTTAATGCCCCCTTTTTATATCTATATTTATATTTAAGATAAGCTAAGCGCAAACTTAACTTATCTTAAAATTAAAAACTTATTACATTCCTACCGCAGGTCTCATCATTCCCGAAATAAGAATTGCTGTAACCAAAGACATAATAGCGAAGAATTCGGGGAACGCAATCAAAATGAGCGTGTTTCCGAATACGTCATTTCCGTTTCCGATAGCGTTCATACCGCTTACGCAGATGTTCGCTTGGAAAATTGCCGAAACCAAACAAACCGTTCCGAGCGCAATTCCCGCGCCCAAGGTAAGAGCGCCGTTAAAAGTTGACGCGCCATTTACCGCAAGAGCTCCCGAAAAAATAACAAATCCGACGAAGCCGTAAAGTCCCTGCGTTGAAGGAACCGCCGACAATACAAGTCCCGAACCGAAACAATCAGGTCTCTTCTTTAACGCGCCAACAAGCGCGCAAGGAATATTTCCCGCACCGATTGCGCAACCCAAACCGCTCATACCGACCATAAGCGCCATACCTACGAAGCCCATAATCATACCTAATGATGATACTTCCATAAAACCAAACCTCCAATAAAAATGAGTAATTAAAAACGTGATAACAAGTCCTCGCCCGTAATCGCAGAGATAACCCGTTGAGATTATCATTTTTTCCGAACTTAATTGTTCCTGCGCACTAAACAAGAAATTGCACGTCAAGGCTAAAATACGTTATGGAAAAACTCAAATGCGTGAAATTTTTCAAAAACCAACATTTTTTCACTTTATTGCGATGGCATATTGTATATTGTGTCATATTTTGTATTGAACTTATTAAAAAAACTTAACGAAAGGGATGGTTTTATGGCTAACTTGAGGAACAACGGAAAATTTGAATTCAACTCCGAAAACGAAGTCGTAATTAAGGAGAAAAACGGCGATATGACTCGCGAGCCGTGGCTTATGCTCTTGGCAAGACGAAACAAAAGACCTATCGACACTCTCTGCTGGGGAATGACGAACAACGGCACTTCTTTTGCGCGTATCGGAACGCAAGAAGGCGACATCCTTAACGGATTTGTTCACGAAGACCCCTACAAAACGAGAATGTTGGGAACTTACGCATATTTCCGCACAGACGACGGAAAATATTTCTCGAACGCGTGGTATCCTGTTATGAACAAAGAGCAAGAGCTTGAAACCACATTTGGCTTCGGCTACCTCAAATTCAAGACATCATACAACAATTTCGACGTTGAATCGGTGCATTTTGTGCCGAACTCATACGACGCTATGGTTCAAATCATAAAAATTAAAAACAACGACAGCCAAGACCGCAAAATTACAATGTTTAACGTAAATCCCGTGAATATCGGAGACGCGCGCGACATTCAGTTCAGCGGTTTTAATACGCTTATGATGGGTGCCGCGCTTATCGACAAAGAACTTAACGCAACTGTTTGGAGAAACGGCTTTGGTCGCGATTTCGACAGCAATGAAGAAAAAGTTAAATGGATGTTCGGAAAAGTACTTGTTCATACGTCTTCCCTTCCGAATAATCAATTTGCTACGCGTTATGACGAATTTGTAGGACACCATTCAAACACAATGGGAAGTCCTGCGGCAGTTGTCGAAAATTGGGATTTGCCTAACCGCGACGCACACGAAAACTGCTCTGCGCTCGCTTCGCTTAAAAATT encodes:
- a CDS encoding ATPase, with the protein product MEVSSLGMIMGFVGMALMVGMSGLGCAIGAGNIPCALVGALKKRPDCFGSGLVLSAVPSTQGLYGFVGFVIFSGALAVNGASTFNGALTLGAGIALGTVCLVSAIFQANICVSGMNAIGNGNDVFGNTLILIAFPEFFAIMSLVTAILISGMMRPAVGM